In the Ptychodera flava strain L36383 chromosome 1, AS_Pfla_20210202, whole genome shotgun sequence genome, ATTCTTTGACGCTATATTTTggaagtttgccagactttcttcgTCAATTGCCTCAAGTTCAACTTCAGTGGATAACTTGTGTGGTATATTTGCAGATTGTATGttttcctatgttgtcccactggaagtttgttctttcattctggaagctaggatatctcattttgttctactgtgttcaaggtcgtgttcgtattgtgtttactagattgaGAGAAAGATATATGTGATCGTCAACCTGTTTAATGTTGTGcgtttctgtcaaaatgcaggaattgtttctgtgtttatatgttgtctgttgtaatctttgtatgaaGTCggtggttgacgagttatttttgacgcttccttattagtgTGTAGAATTTCATTCATCTtcctttatctaacggtttgattggtatctcaccattttctgatagtgttcttgaTCACATGCCTTAGACATAGAATGTATTTTATCCTGTGTTTTGGAAGGTGAAATTCAGATGAATTTGAGGCTGCTATGTGTATTGatttcattttggtttgtgctcttgtaatgcgacatttttgttggcgtaatatgtttattttgttctctATTTCTGTGCCCTCTTATGATGTTGACCccttcttttattttgtaattttatgtgtaattttagtgtacatttttAGTGTCGAGGCATGGCACAGTACAGTATTGATATGGTAACTCTCCCTTTTGAACATGTGTTGGCCTTCAAAAAGGCCGTTTAGTATTGTGATCCTTATTTTGGCCCGTGCTGTATCCAGTTATGTACGTTGTTCACAACGTTTACTGTTGCTGGAATGTTGTGTGGTTTCTTGTCGATTCATTGTTCGGCCTAGGATCTTGTCTTGCTGTTTTTCACTCACCTATGTTCAGGGACGTCTTCCATCTATAGTGCAGGTCTTTTTCTGTTCGTCTTCGTGTAAGCTTATGTTCTATTCGTTGTCGGAGAGAGTTGGGTTACCATTGTTGTCTCTTAACACGAAATACTAACCGTTACGTTTTTGttatcttgtttgtttgtttgtttgtttgtttgtttgtatggatGGTGGTGTTGGCTCTTGTTCCCGCCTTAATGTTGATTGGTTAGTTTTCTTTCAAGTCGCATTTGAATGGCTGTTAACTGAGCACTGTAATTGGCTGTTTTGTGTATTCTGATAAgtgcaatttttgtgatttcagaATCTTGTGTTTTAGAATAGCGTTATTGAGTTTTGTTCTGCAGAAAttgatgtttgtattttctgtGGATTGAGCTGTGTATTGCCTAATCCGTACATGATTGTTGGGACAGCTAGTGTTACGCTTATGTATATGACGATGGATACCTAAAAAGGTATTCTCGTGTATGTAAGCTTTCGACTTAAACCTGCAGAGCAGGAATACAACCGTggcaaagcaagtgcataggtaactgattgtaatacaaacactaatagtaattaatatgtagtctaacttcgccttgtttatctatactttgtcgctgtcagtaagaaatctcagcagggtggcgttaaatggtactgtcttcaggaagtccatgccaagttgatttcttatatttacgtttggcaaggagacttctcatatctaaaccaagcaccccgtggtttattagctctttatcagtaaaataaagaTGCCGCTTCTATACTCTAAGGTTTTCCAGTACTTGTTGCTATCgtagtttctgtttgtattacaatcagttatctatgcacttgctttgccGCGGTTGTAAGTAAGAGTCATAGTAAGTAaggggaaagcaactccacacatcgttcatatattggtgatttgcgtttaatgtatagtagtgtgtatttttttgtttcactgtagGATCTCAGGATCGTATGACCGGACACCGCTTCGTATTGATTCTTTATCAGGGTTAGATATTTCGATATTCTTATGTACAACCTTATGAAATGTGCCTTCATTTGACGCTGTCGGATACGAGATCTTTCGTTAAAACTTAGAGCTTCGAGCCGTACTAAGGCAAAAGGTTAATTGCTTGGCGAAAAACACTTCAACTGAGATAACATTAATGCGATTAAAACGCCGATCACATGAACATTCTTTGCGCTTTATGTAAGTCTGGAATGATAACAAATGGAAGTCAAGGTGTTTGCTGTATTGctgatgaatattttctgttcaatgtTTAATATGACCAATCACCAGGTAGATATGCGAATTCAAGACATAGATACAGTTCATTTCAACTGAACCTACATGAGTTTAAacgatatatatacatatatatatatatatatatatatatatatatatatatatatatatatatatatatatatatatacataccatACACGACATACTAATGTGCATTTTTGTCACGGTACTAGAGTTTGAATTGACTACCAAATGTATAGTCTGatacatttttacattgatTTGAGTGCTGCTGATCTtattatgtaaaatatatttgtaacttGCGACATGTATCTGTTCATTTCTTTGACTTGTCCTTACGTTTACTGACATTTATGACCGTCTGCGTCACAGCCCAATGAACAGAATCACTATTCTTCACGCATACTAATAATTGCAGGTGTAATGCTCCACTTGCAAGCAATAAGATGGTCTAACAGCTGATAACTTTTTCTTCATTGCTAAATCGATAGACTTTCCACAATAATGGCCAGCGTTCATTTTCGAAATATGGCTGCAGCACTTATTCGACCCAGCATTAGATGCAGAAGACGGAATGCTGCACATGTCCGTGGACTGTCAAGTACTGTTGGGGTAAACAGAGATACGCGGTGAGTTGCATGCCTCCTGCAAAGTTGTTATACAGTTTTTGTACTGTACAATTACACCTGTCGATTATGTCGCATTCTTTTTTGAACACGAATTGCAATAGCTCAGATTCTTATTCGCGTAGTAAAACATTTAAATCGATGCCCTTTCGTTTCGTTAAAGGAGAGCTAGACTATTACCTATCATGTAAAGGCCGGGAAAGTTTTCTGCAACTCTGCTAAAGTCAAATCGTTCGCCAGCATTCATCCACGATTCTGTATTTTAAATATGAACGAAATTTATACTACATGGAATTAAAAAATCCTGAAAATTTGTAACAACCATGACACTACCAATGAAGAATGAAtctattaaaatattatttttgaaatgtttctgGTTCTAGGTCTAACAACTTAGACCTGAAATATGAAAGCCTATCTGAGCACCATATTGCGGAGGCAGCCAGGCTTATTACTGAGAACGTCTCAAAAAATGTTCCGGCGATCCACCATCTTCGCATACCCGAAGAAATATATCTTCAAAGAAATATTGCTGTGTTGGAAAAAGTCAGGCAAAGCGGGATTGGGGCAGTTGCAATCGACAACACTTCAAACAAGATATTATCTGTTGGTACAGCTTTCTGGGTGTCTAATTTAGACGAGTTTGAATATTTGCTTGATCCAACTATGTGTGAAGAATTCAAACCCATGCGAATATTGTTGTTCAAATTGGCAGAATTATTTTTCAACGTAGAGGAGGTGAGGAACTTTCAAGCTCATGGTCAACAATTCATATCTCTAGACATTTGCGTTGCCATGGAAGTGAATCGAAGGACAGGAATAATGACCCACTTCGGAAATATGGCCCTTGAGGTAGCTAAGTCCAAAGGAGTGAGAGTCGCATTTGGAAGAGCAAACAATAAACAAGTTctaatgtttttgaaaaacttagGCTTTGAAGTGCTGGCAGAGATATTGTATTGTGATTTTGAAATCGAAGGCTTTAAACCATTTAAGGATATGACAGGCGATCCTCAATTTGAGGGTTCAAAAATTCTAATCCGCAGGCTTTAGGTCAGCTAATTAACATCAGGTATGGATTGAATACTCTTGTGTTTCAGTAGAAGGTGTGCAACTTTATCTATATCCAGTACATAATTCGTTCTTTATACTCTTATTTCTTAATATAGGGTTAGGCTTGAGTTCCTGGAGTACGGTTATTAGATTGACCATTCAACTTGTACAGTCACATTAATAGGGTCCATCTACTAGTAAGCTACATTGAgatataatttacggggtttcatgaaaaaatgataagatcatccttattttattttaaaaattatatagATAATGATATATGACTCTGTGAACATGAGATGATTCACCACATAATGTTGTACTAGTGTAAATTTACGAGATCATTACGAGTCAAGGTGGTAAATCAGTGTTTTACGCCCACAAGGCTCTTGGCATCTCTCATTTTCTCATCTTCAATCGTACAATACCACCAGCTATTCATTTCAAGCAGGTTAATTAGTTACCTTTCCCCTTTTTATGAAATAGCCTGATAAAAATGCTTGCTGTACTGTTATAAGAACCGTCAAAATATCAGAGTAGGCATATATTTATTCTAATTAAAATAACCTGCTGCTAGAATTTTATGATGGTCAATTGTCACATTCTCAGAAATTTTTGTTGAAGAAACTACTATCAATGGGCGGAGCTAAAGTTCCccaaaacagcaattttgaTGCTAAGTACCTGTCCATCTGTTATTGTGTAACTATTTATTCAGATTTTAACTGTACAGCGTATAGAGATGGTGTATTACTATGTTATACGCTTTAGaagaataaaattattattattattattattattattattattattattattattattattattatctgtcTTTCAGACCTTGAGTTTAGTATGTTAAAAACTTGTAAAGAGATGGAAGTTTTGTAAATCTTTTAATTCGGAGCTTAATTTTTTATATGCTGGACTTTTTGAATATAGCTGGAAAACGTCTTGATAGGATATAAATCTATGTTATACTTTTATTTagtgttgctgtattttttgcTCCTTCAAAAGAGGTGAATACTAGTATTGTGAAGATACTGAGAAGATGATATTGACAATATTATTACAGTCATATCTTATAACTTCACATAGTATACTTAGAACAAAAATTATTAACAAGTTGAttgtttcaaacaattttattttgcgAAATATACTTTCATTAGATTTTACCAACCTATACCCTAAATATTGGGAATAAATTCCAtaatgtttattttcttccaGGCGTGCTTAGGAATTTTCAGTGGAGTTTGAGAGAGAATActtttatgacaaaattatagaCGGAATAAGATAACTCTTTATAAATTTCAAGTTAATATTTGTACTTTCTATGGAAAAGAAATAAGCTCAATTGCACTTGTTGTGCAATTGTAAAAGTACTTATTTATTTCTGGTATCTCATCTTAATGACCTGGAGATATTTTCACATGTGTGTCATGTGTACTGTAGAATAAGTGTTTTTAAGATAGCAAATGATAGGACCTTTGATTTACATCTGtccaattgaaataaaattaccATTTTCACCAGTTTTAGAACCTTTCTTCTGTATAAAAAAGTTcaaactgtttttgaaaaaattgttcatacacAAGAAGTAAGCATGTAAAAGGGGAGATTTCCGTAAGTGGTAGATATATAAAAGTTGTCAAGAAATTAAGTGCGAGAAAAAACGTTTCCGTGACAGCCACTTATTGTGTTCTGttctgttttgtatttttaaatctgaaaatattgccattttccAGCAACCATGGCTTTTAAAATCTTTCTTTATGTAAGGATATTTAAATGTAGAATAGTTTTGTAAACGTA is a window encoding:
- the LOC139131775 gene encoding uncharacterized protein, producing the protein MAYVQSRNLVAALIRNGTTNTCPKAVCRLSTSKLVNCDLRLSTIMASVHFRNMAAALIRPSIRCRRRNAAHVRGLSSTVGVNRDTRSNNLDLKYESLSEHHIAEAARLITENVSKNVPAIHHLRIPEEIYLQRNIAVLEKVRQSGIGAVAIDNTSNKILSVGTAFWVSNLDEFEYLLDPTMCEEFKPMRILLFKLAELFFNVEEVRNFQAHGQQFISLDICVAMEVNRRTGIMTHFGNMALEVAKSKGVRVAFGRANNKQVLMFLKNLGFEVLAEILYCDFEIEGFKPFKDMTGDPQFEGSKILIRRL